The segment AAATTTTGTGAGAAAGTTATGAGATGTTACTTATCAGTAAATGTGTTCACCTTTTCAGCATTTGGATATTTTATGTGGATGCATCACATTTGTCCACTGTGTGGTTATTTTGGGGGAATGAATAGCATCTATTGCAGTTTGTATTGATGGCATATCTATCAAGGTTtgtgtaatttaatttcaaactACAATGTTCATTTGGCCCTGATTTCAAAGACAACAGGCTGCGTTCAAGTgcatttaatgtgtgttttggaAGTTCATTCCCCATTGCTCAGATAATATTTCCCAAATAATCTACATGGTAATTTTTGGGCAAAAGATGTACGGTATCTGTGAGGTTGCCATGCATAAGTGCTACAGCCTGTTCTCTGGGACACTATTGGACTATACACACAATACTCTTACTCTGATGAAGGACTGTTCAAATAAGATTGGTCAGAGATTGAATTATAAATCAatgttattgtaatttttgCAATATATTAGGTAAGAAATGCATATTTGTCATTATTGGGGAAAAGATATATCTACAGTACTTGACAATGTGAGAATGAGTACTGCAGCTTGTTCTCTGTGCAACTCATGGACTATCCACTAaacaagcagaagaaaatacTGTTGCTCTGATGAATGCCTTCTccaacaagttttttttaaagaaagactTTTGCAATATATTTATAAGAAATGCATATTGAGAAAttaagaaatacatttattgttaaAGGTCATTAAAATCACACCTGATCCTCTATGCTTGACACTCTCATATAGTAAGACACTGAATTCTTTATCAGTAATGACACTTTCAGATTTCTGTGTTTCAGACCATAAAAAGCTTCAAAAGTAACTTTTATGTGAGATTAAAATACATACGTGTGTTGAAGATTATGATATACATTTTGTGATTGCACAAATGGACATaactacaaaaaacacacaaacactagaTAACAATGTACTAGTCTAGAGACGTTTACCACACCAAAACTGTATAATTCTATTTCTTATTTGTGTGAGTTTGAAACCATATATGAGGGGATTGATAattggagggaaaaaaataaattctattGCCATGAAATTCTGGGCACTTTGTGGTAATGTTTCTGAGCCAAATCGCACGTACAACAAATcaaaaagaacacacacacctaaagtAAGTAAACAGAACAAATGTGGAAGACATGTTTGCATAAACTTTGTCCTGTTCTCTTTGGATGTTAGGCATGTTGAGATCAAATATACATaagaccaaaaaataaaaattaaatggcctgtataaaaaatataattaaaagcTGGAATGACATTGTTTGTTATGGAGACAGTACAAGCTAGTTTCCCaattaaataattaacacaGTAGATCTTTGGGATGTGTGAGCCGCATAACCTTGATGTAGATGTTGTTACTGTGCTCATGAACAGCAAGTAATGGGGTATAAACcaagcaaaaaacacaaacacacaaactcttTGTTTAGACATCATAGAGTGGTAAACCAGAGGTCGACATATAGCCACATATCTGTCATAGGCCATAAGAGCTAGAAGAGAGAAATCAGCACAAACTGAAGAGTGCAACACAAAACCCTGCAGAAGGCATCCAGCATAAGAGATGACATGAGTGGTAGATAGAAGATCATTGAGGAATTTGGGGTAAAAGCCTGATGTCCCATAAAGTCCATTGATGCACAGATTACAGAGGAAGATGTACATGGGTTCATGAAGGTTTTTGTTCACAATGATTGTCACAATAATGGTCAAATTTAACAGCCAAATCACACTGTAAGACAATAAAGTGAGAGCAAAGAGAGCAACTCTGTAGTTTGCTGTGCCATTTAACCCTGACAGAGTAAACATAGTTATTACTGTTTCATTATCAATCATATTCATAATTAAACATCTTTGTATATCATTCTAAATCTGAAATAACTATTTTAATACGCTCAGTAACAGAGATCACATGAGAGGGAGACATAAGATTCCTCCTTTAAAATCCATTAATACACAGATTACACAGGAAGATACATAGGCTCATGAAGTTTGTGGTGTACTATGATGGTTATAATAGAACAAAAtgtactatccaaatcattaagtaaaacaaaatgtactatccaaatcattaaGTAAAACAAAGTGAGAGCAAAAAGAATACATCGTCATTGCACTGTGTAATTTAATCctgaaagtataaaaaaaagttaaggcAGAAACATTATCCTTTAAACTTTGTCAGCTGTAACAATATAGTTCATTTAAGTCTAGTTTTAAATCCAACGTTTCTCACCTCAGTATGTGCAAATCATAAAGTGTCACAATAGAgaaacatatttacatttgttcCTGAGTTGTAGGTGGTGCAGCGGTCATCCTGTGCTGAGTGTCTCTGACTCTGCCAGCACTGGTTCCTCTGTTTAAATCATCTATCTCTGATGACTCAACACAAGCTGGGAATTCAAGCAGTAGAGTAGAGCAGTAGgtaactagggctgaacaattaatcgtcttgaaattgaaattgcgatttgaaagaacgcgattaggatggattggcgacctgtccagggtgtaccccgcctttcgcccaatgtcagctgggattggctccagcccccctgtaccctgtacgcaggataagtggttgacgatggataaatggaagaacgcgattagctaatcgtgaagacggcgattaacATGTAGGTTACGTATACAGCGCATCTGATCCGTTTTAACAAGTCATTCCATTGTCTTCCTTGTGTGACAAGCACCATGCGCCTCCTGTtccggtcctactcaccaatcagagcgggcacagggtgtatacattttacaacatcAAACGAGGCATAATGGCGTCAGCCGAACTGACACAGGCAGTGGCTGTGCTGCGGTTTTGTCCGGCGTCAACTcgcactgaagtgtttcagtaGCAGAGAGTTTAGCCTGTCCCACGTTGTTGACgtgtttttaatttgtcattttgtgtccTTCAACTTTGGATAACAGCTCTCCTTGAGCccggctgtttctcaataccgagtttGCCAAGTTctgacttctgtactttaaagctcggacttggcagGTTCGGCTCAtgagtacaaactcccagggACGGGAGCACGCAGgcagtcattcagcaattgtAAGCAGCGGCCTTCATGACATCTCTGAAAAGTCATAGccatttttttaatcagctctgtcttgagaaatcaaccatacatttggagtttaaacaactatattcccacATAACTATTTTAGCTAGCTCAAGTCATTTTCATGCAATTCAGTTActttagctagttagctgtttTTTGACAGTAGCCTACATTGTCTTAAAAACTAAGCTTAAACTAAGTAGCGTAAAACCgctgtatattttaaaatgttattgctTCATGATAATTGTTAACAAGTGTTAGTTAGCCTGTTCCTGAAAGCAGCTAAGTT is part of the Micropterus dolomieu isolate WLL.071019.BEF.003 ecotype Adirondacks linkage group LG07, ASM2129224v1, whole genome shotgun sequence genome and harbors:
- the LOC123974000 gene encoding olfactory receptor 4Q2-like → MIDNETVITMFTLSGLNGTANYRVALFALTLLSYSVIWLLNLTIIVTIIVNKNLHEPMYIFLCNLCINGLYGTSGFYPKFLNDLLSTTHVISYAGCLLQGFVLHSSVCADFSLLALMAYDRYVAICRPLVYHSMMSKQRVCVFVFFAWFIPHYLLFMSTVTTSTSRLCGSHIPKIYCVNYLIGKLACTVSITNNVIPAFNYIFYTGHLIFIFWSYVYLISTCLTSKENRTKFMQTCLPHLFCLLTLGVCVLFDLLYVRFGSETLPQSAQNFMAIEFIFFPPIINPLIYGFKLTQIRNRIIQFWCGKRL